The Bifidobacterium animalis subsp. animalis ATCC 25527 genome has a segment encoding these proteins:
- a CDS encoding pyridoxal phosphate-dependent aminotransferase — MRFSSRIDVSQPNPIAACEAEAKARGVDLDKLNDSNPTAHGLAPQLLPQVYRAQPRGQMEARRRLAEAIGCPDPERLYLLSSTSQAYAWLMMLLCNPGETVLAPKPGYPLIESIARLCGAKTVEYQLQFDGSWYMDIPALRAMLERDRQEARHIRALIVINPNNPTGQYVKAGEREHLIELCREFDIALIADEVFFDYALEPFEGNRRFAGERGALTFALDGFSKRLAAPHAKVGWIEISGPDDDVREAMRRLDVIADDFLPMSELIAERMDDMIAKLDSQHNRVQERITRNLESLHRLLDADDLGVVSVLRAEGGWNVLLRFPSFIDENELVTTMIRDNATSGQPGYFFDMEANGYLAISLLPEPDRFDAHVRLVLSAVRHCVEEI; from the coding sequence GTGCGTTTTTCCAGCAGAATCGATGTGAGCCAGCCGAATCCAATCGCCGCGTGCGAAGCAGAGGCCAAGGCTCGTGGGGTGGACCTCGACAAACTCAATGACTCGAATCCCACGGCGCACGGCCTCGCGCCGCAATTGCTCCCGCAGGTGTATCGGGCACAGCCACGTGGCCAGATGGAGGCACGGCGTCGCCTTGCCGAGGCAATAGGATGCCCGGATCCGGAGCGACTGTATTTGCTCAGTTCCACATCGCAGGCCTATGCATGGCTCATGATGTTGCTATGCAATCCGGGGGAGACGGTGCTCGCGCCGAAACCGGGATACCCGCTCATCGAGTCGATCGCACGTCTCTGCGGCGCGAAGACGGTGGAATACCAATTGCAATTCGACGGTTCCTGGTACATGGACATCCCGGCATTGCGGGCCATGCTGGAGCGCGACAGGCAAGAGGCGCGACACATCCGTGCGCTTATTGTGATCAATCCGAACAATCCGACCGGCCAATACGTCAAAGCCGGCGAACGGGAGCATCTCATCGAACTGTGCCGCGAGTTCGACATCGCACTCATTGCGGACGAGGTGTTCTTCGACTATGCGCTGGAGCCATTCGAGGGCAACAGAAGATTCGCTGGCGAGCGCGGTGCGCTCACGTTCGCGCTCGACGGTTTCTCGAAGCGTCTCGCCGCGCCGCACGCCAAGGTGGGTTGGATCGAGATCAGCGGTCCCGACGACGATGTTCGGGAGGCGATGCGCCGGCTCGACGTGATCGCCGATGACTTCCTGCCGATGAGCGAACTCATTGCCGAACGCATGGATGACATGATCGCTAAACTCGACAGTCAACATAACCGCGTGCAGGAGCGCATCACACGGAATCTGGAATCGTTGCACCGGCTGCTCGATGCGGACGATCTCGGTGTGGTGAGCGTGCTCCGCGCCGAAGGAGGATGGAACGTGCTGCTGCGCTTCCCTTCATTCATCGACGAGAACGAGCTGGTGACGACGATGATTCGCGACAATGCCACGTCCGGCCAGCCCGGCTACTTCTTCGACATGGAAGCCAATGGGTATTTGGCGATATCACTGCTGCCGGAACCGGACCGGTTCGACGCGCATGTGCGTCTGGTGCTCAGTGCCGTGCGTCACTGTGTCGAGGAGATCTGA
- a CDS encoding ATP-binding cassette domain-containing protein, whose translation MFGMGLLTSLFKTTRPVTPPQKVRFGFDHATYAYDAQTYGVRDISLDLSCSNGNTAIIGLNGAGKSTLIDLMNGTLTPSSGKIVVEADGRSYDASHGGRAQIQRIVGTVQREADLYRLRHNVSIEQSIDELLRKYRLTTVQRLAIAGDALAKFSLDANMRTPLDELDGEQLHLFAIARAYAANPGVLLADEPMRGLDEISSRHVARRLFTCGKPVVFATHNVDLIRNDEFNITRVVVMDEGEIAFDGEPASASAYYAQLIRSKYRQISSTQ comes from the coding sequence ATGTTCGGCATGGGATTGCTCACATCGCTGTTCAAAACGACCAGACCCGTAACACCGCCGCAGAAGGTTCGGTTTGGCTTCGACCATGCCACATACGCATACGATGCTCAGACGTACGGCGTGCGCGACATCTCACTCGATCTGTCATGTTCAAACGGCAACACGGCGATCATAGGACTCAACGGAGCTGGTAAATCCACGCTCATCGACCTCATGAACGGCACGCTCACGCCGAGTTCCGGGAAGATCGTCGTCGAGGCCGATGGCAGGAGCTACGATGCGTCGCATGGCGGCAGGGCGCAGATTCAGCGCATTGTGGGCACCGTGCAACGTGAGGCGGATCTGTACCGATTGCGGCACAATGTGAGCATCGAGCAATCCATCGATGAACTGCTCAGGAAATACCGGCTCACCACCGTACAGCGTCTGGCGATCGCCGGTGACGCACTCGCGAAGTTCTCATTGGACGCGAACATGCGCACCCCGCTCGACGAACTCGATGGCGAGCAGTTGCACCTATTCGCCATCGCCCGCGCATATGCCGCCAATCCGGGTGTGCTGCTTGCAGACGAGCCCATGCGCGGGCTTGATGAGATCAGTTCGCGGCATGTCGCGCGCCGTTTGTTCACCTGCGGCAAGCCGGTTGTCTTCGCCACGCATAATGTCGATCTCATCCGCAATGACGAATTCAACATCACGCGTGTCGTTGTGATGGACGAGGGTGAGATTGCATTCGACGGCGAGCCGGCGAGTGCATCGGCGTACTATGCACAGCTCATCCGCAGCAAATACCGTCAGATCTCCTCGACACAGTGA
- the ppgK gene encoding polyphosphate--glucose phosphotransferase encodes MIDTAQAFGVDIGGSGIKAAPVNLEKGEFAEPRLKILTPEHSTPKAVGDIVRQQLEHFEVPEDVPVGIAFPAPIKPGKKLDFMANLDQSWIGVDVTEVFSEACGRPVTVVNDADAAGLAEQAFGAAAGQEGLVIATTLGTGIGTALIYDGVLIPNTELGHIQLPKGKGDAEKYAASSVREKLDMGYKKWAKRLTKYYGLMELYFSPELFVVGGGVSRVSEKFLPYIDIKTPIVAAKLHNEAGIVGAAYYASQQSAK; translated from the coding sequence ATGATTGACACTGCACAAGCATTCGGCGTTGACATCGGTGGCTCGGGCATCAAGGCCGCCCCGGTGAATCTGGAGAAGGGCGAATTCGCCGAACCCCGCCTGAAGATCCTCACCCCCGAGCACTCCACTCCCAAGGCCGTGGGAGATATCGTGCGCCAGCAGCTCGAGCATTTCGAAGTGCCCGAGGACGTGCCGGTGGGCATTGCGTTCCCGGCTCCGATCAAGCCGGGCAAGAAGCTCGACTTCATGGCGAACCTCGATCAGTCGTGGATTGGTGTGGACGTGACCGAGGTGTTCTCGGAGGCATGCGGTCGCCCGGTCACCGTGGTCAACGACGCGGACGCGGCCGGTCTGGCGGAACAGGCGTTCGGTGCGGCGGCAGGCCAGGAGGGGCTTGTCATCGCCACCACCCTCGGCACCGGTATCGGCACCGCTCTGATCTACGATGGCGTGCTCATCCCCAACACCGAGCTCGGCCACATCCAACTGCCGAAGGGCAAGGGCGATGCGGAGAAGTATGCGGCATCTTCGGTCCGTGAAAAGCTCGACATGGGCTATAAGAAGTGGGCCAAGCGCCTCACCAAGTACTACGGTCTCATGGAGCTGTACTTCAGCCCCGAGTTGTTCGTGGTCGGCGGTGGTGTGAGCCGCGTCTCCGAGAAGTTCCTGCCGTACATCGACATCAAAACCCCGATCGTCGCCGCCAAGCTGCATAACGAGGCGGGCATCGTGGGTGCCGCCTACTACGCCAGCCAGCAGTCGGCCAAGTAA
- a CDS encoding ECF transporter S component codes for MSVFSHPDSTSTNQVSSSHSTGTADRGRWSTQRIAMYALFVALAMAVSFIEIPLMPAAPWLKYDPSGIVCILAGFAFGPSGAVIVSVLGFVPHLFVNPLGAVMAILVALGYSLPVAFIYRKRPTRAGALTGILFGAAVALVAAIVGNLFITPLYAHMSMQQVASMIVPILLPFNLLKFVINGVVSFLCYRPVCKLLTR; via the coding sequence ATGAGTGTTTTTTCACACCCAGATTCGACTTCAACCAACCAAGTCTCCAGCAGTCACTCCACTGGGACGGCAGACCGTGGACGTTGGTCCACGCAGCGCATCGCCATGTATGCGCTGTTCGTCGCGCTCGCCATGGCGGTCAGTTTCATCGAGATCCCGTTGATGCCCGCCGCACCTTGGCTCAAATACGACCCATCGGGCATCGTCTGCATTCTCGCAGGCTTCGCATTCGGCCCCTCGGGTGCGGTCATCGTCAGCGTGCTCGGGTTCGTGCCTCATCTGTTCGTCAACCCGCTGGGCGCAGTGATGGCGATTCTCGTGGCGCTCGGATATTCGCTGCCGGTCGCCTTCATCTACCGCAAGCGCCCCACACGCGCAGGTGCGCTCACCGGCATTCTCTTCGGCGCCGCTGTTGCACTCGTGGCGGCCATCGTGGGCAATCTGTTCATCACCCCGCTCTACGCGCATATGAGCATGCAGCAAGTCGCCTCGATGATCGTGCCGATTCTGCTGCCGTTCAATCTGCTCAAATTCGTAATCAACGGCGTCGTGAGCTTCCTGTGCTACCGCCCAGTCTGCAAGCTGCTCACCCGATGA